In Mycteria americana isolate JAX WOST 10 ecotype Jacksonville Zoo and Gardens chromosome 4, USCA_MyAme_1.0, whole genome shotgun sequence, the genomic stretch attttataaatTGGTGTAAGTAACCGTGTACAACTGAGCTGGATTTACTCACTGGGCTTTGATATCTGGGAACTTTGTTGCAAAATATAAACAAGTTCTGACTGTTGCCTGCACAGAGGGTCCCCCTCCCTAATGCATACCCCATACTATAAGCTTTATGTATTTGTTCTCATTTCTGGCTAGCACATAAAGAAAGAGAATATATAGATAGTACTAGGTTGGGGGGAAGTGGACGGGAGAAAGAGTGAACTGCCTGAAGAGGATACATAGGGCATGTTTCCAAAAGCTTTTAGATTCCTAGTCTGTTTTCAGGAGTACCTTTAGATATTagttaaaattgcttttattgaaGAAGTCCATTGTGTTTGGTAgagatgcagggaaaaaaagataactgcAAGCTGAGGTGGGGTGGAGTGTACAGAGGCAGGAGGTGAAGCAGCTACTAGCTGTGTTGGCATACCAACTGAGAGCTTTTCACCTGTGACTGACTTCCTCAGCTGGCACAGAGCTTTCTTTTCACCCTTAGggcttttcttccatttgattCAATTCTTTCCCCACCCCTAACTGTTGAAGTGTCACTGTTACATCCCTTGATTCAATCCACAATTCAAGATTTTTTGGACAGCTGAACTTTTTACCCAATGACTCTTACTAGATTGGCATTTAAAGCTGACCCTGCGTTTTCCAAAAGGGACAGGTCATTGTCACCAAAACATTAGCATTTCCCTTCCCAACATCAGTTAAACTATTGTTTTGCCATCAATACAAGGCTGTGATTTGCAATTACTCCACGCCTGCTTACCTTCCAAACAGTATTTCTGTAACTGTTAGCATAACTAAATGAGCTGTTGCTTTGAATTAGTCTTGCAGCACTATTACatgcttctcttttattttttttctgtacagtggaacaaagcaatgctttgaaacagaaacattcaGGAAGTTTACACtggtttacatttatttaaaaaaatatttaaacacttgTGTATTTCACCTGTGGATTATTAACTACAAATCAAATAGGGCTCATCACTTCGAAGAGGTTCACAAGTACAAAACAGCCTCCTTCTGGCATCTTCACATCCTCCTCTTCTGCGTGCTTATGTACAATACTGTGAAAAGGAGAAAGCGGCACACATAAGAGGGCCCTGGTAAATAATGTGCAGAAGcctgtttatttaaaacagcttGTTTCCATGGCTTGTAAAACAACAGTGTAATGAATCCCATTCAGCATGAACAAAGTCAGGAAACTTAAGTCCATGTTTCAAGAAATGCTATCAAATTTACACATTATGTATTACTGTGGTTCAGTATTTACTATATTTATAGCCAAACTACACTCCAGCAGATGCAGGCTGAACAGAGGGAGAATAAAGCCAGCTACCCTGCAGCATTACTGAGGGGAACATGAGAGAGTTTCTAAGCAGCAGAATTACAGGTGTCAGACACTAATGCTATGAACTTTCAACAAAAGCTGGAAATCACAAGCACTTAAGGCAAAGCTAACGATTACCTATGAAGCAGCAGACAACTTCCACCTGCTTGGCTGGTGATATCCCCAGAACGGATCCATACACAACATGAAACTGCATTGTGCTCCTAAACCTGGGATGTCTTAAGTTCTCTGTTCAGCCTGTTCTTCAGCCTCCTGCCTTGCATccatttgttttaacttttatAATAGATTCTTATTTCCATAATTGATTCTCCAGCTGCAATGTCACTGCACTCCTTAGCACAATAATCCAAATTCCTTGCAAAAAGCATTTGGCCTCATTCAAGGATTATTCCTCCTCCCAAAACACTCTTTCACATTCATGCCACACTCTCTTTGACTCCTTTTGTAACATGGGATTCggttcttgtttctttttattcgCTCCCTCCTTCCTGTCCTCCATTTTCTTCTCAAGTAACTTGGTCAAATTCTGCTTCATTTACCTTCTCTACAAGTCTCTTCAAATCTGACTTGTGagtcttttctatttttagatatttttctccCTGGCACGTCCTGCTATTACAGCCTAACTGATACCACAGAGTCATTTCAGGAGCCTGGGATTGTCCTTGAAGTGCACTAAAATCCACCTACTGCACTGGGATATTCAAAGGCTCAATAGTAAAGTTCAAGTGATTTTCTTGACTGGTAGTAAAATCTTTACTCATAAAGATGAAAATAGCCTCCCGTACTAATGAACAGCATCCATTTAGGTCTGGAGAATTGCATCACAAGAAAATATTACAGTGTCATCAATATCTGTATTGTATCATAAATTTATGCAGTAGTTTGCCtagcaaaacacagaaacttcTATGGAGCAGAGGCCATCTAAGCAGGCAGTAAGTGCAAAAGAGTAAATCTGTCAAATGACAGGAAATAAGCTCTAAGGAAGGCTAGAAAAAAGCATGCTTCTCTAAATGAACTTCAAGTTCAGAGGTAAAAAGGGCCACAGGAATGCAGAAAAACACAGACACTGAAAAGTGAAACTGTAAAACGTAAATATGTTAAGGTTTTCAAGAAAGCCTAAAACTAATATTCTTACAGGCAGCTTGCTTacacctcagccactcctcaaattcAGAAGTACAAAACACAATCATCTAATGAGCAATAACATAGGAGGAGGAGTTACCATTATTTCCTCGGATAAATGCGTCCCCGTACTTGTTCTTTAATTGTCCATTTACATATTCTTCAGTCTGTTCCAGAGCTATATTCATATACCCATCCAGGCAAGCCAGGACACCTGAAGACAGTGACAGTTTAAAAGTGAATCAgcttaaacttattttaaattaaacaaaaatgcattgtGTTTGAATAGTACTGAAGAAACTGTATCTTCATAACAAACTAAAAGCCCAAGCTTGGCCAGATGAGTCACTAGATCAGAGTATTCTTCAAAGAATTAAGCTGGGAGTGAGAAACCACAGGCGCTCTAGTAGCAACTTTACCAGTTGATATAAcgggggtgggggagtgggggAAACAAGTCATTGAGGCATGACTTTCAAAAGATTGAGCATTTCC encodes the following:
- the LSM6 gene encoding U6 snRNA-associated Sm-like protein LSm6, which encodes MSLRKQTPSDFLKQIIGRPVVVKLNSGVDYRGVLACLDGYMNIALEQTEEYVNGQLKNKYGDAFIRGNNVLYISTQKRRM